In a single window of the Delftia tsuruhatensis genome:
- the yidD gene encoding membrane protein insertion efficiency factor YidD gives MMQRLLMALVRGYRLMLSPWLGSACRFTPTCSAYSLEALERHGAAVGSYLTLRRLARCHPWCDGGHDPVPEHKPRLFTRLTAAPGNTQPSSPKKSS, from the coding sequence ATGATGCAGCGGCTGCTGATGGCGCTGGTGCGCGGCTATCGGCTGATGCTCAGTCCCTGGCTGGGCTCGGCCTGCCGCTTCACGCCGACCTGCTCGGCCTATTCCCTTGAAGCGCTGGAGCGCCACGGCGCTGCGGTAGGCTCCTACCTGACGCTGCGCCGGCTGGCGCGCTGTCATCCGTGGTGTGACGGGGGGCATGACCCTGTGCCAGAGCACAAGCCCAGGCTGTTCACGCGCCTGACGGCTGCGCCCGGAAACACCCAACCTTCCTCACCTAAGAAGTCTTCATGA
- the yidC gene encoding membrane protein insertase YidC, with protein MNDIRRTILWVIFGFSLVLLWDKWQVHNGNKATFFPAPAAATAPAPETAKAPGDAGVPAPAATAGAGEVPGGAPAAPEAAPRQNVTISTDVLRLTFDSQGGTLRHAELLKYADSAHKDRPVVLFDESVHRVYLGQSGLIGGGFPTHKTAMTVQPGARELKDGEDQLELRFESPDMGGVKLVKIWTLKRGAYDIGVRHEVVNTGTAAVNPQLYLQLVRDGNKPEGEESTMYSTFTGPAVYTDEKKYQKVEFKDIENGKASVEKSSSGGYVAMVQHYFASAWLLAEGIQRENFLRKVDTNLYAVGMITPVGSIEPGQSKSVDARLFAGPQIEKRLEALAPGLELVKDYGWLTILAKPLYWLLDKLHGFLGNWGWSIVALVLLLKIAFYWLNAKAYASMAKMKAINPRIMEMRERLKDKPQQMQQEMMRIYREEKVNPMGGCLPIIIQIPVFIALYWVLLSSVEIRNAPWIGWITDLSAKDPLFILPVLMTLSSLLQTALNPAPPDPMQAKMMWIMPLVFSVMFFFFPAGLVLYWLTNNILSIAQQWIINTRMGVPPQFNLPNFGKSTPAK; from the coding sequence ATGAACGATATTCGCCGCACCATCCTGTGGGTGATATTTGGCTTTTCGCTGGTCTTGCTATGGGACAAATGGCAAGTGCACAACGGCAACAAGGCCACATTCTTCCCCGCGCCGGCCGCCGCAACGGCCCCGGCACCTGAAACGGCCAAGGCGCCCGGCGATGCCGGCGTGCCCGCGCCTGCGGCGACGGCCGGTGCCGGCGAAGTACCCGGCGGCGCCCCCGCGGCGCCCGAAGCTGCACCGCGCCAGAACGTGACCATCAGCACTGACGTGCTGCGCCTGACCTTCGACAGCCAGGGCGGCACGCTGCGCCATGCCGAGCTGCTGAAATACGCCGACTCCGCCCACAAGGACAGGCCCGTCGTGCTGTTCGACGAGAGCGTGCACCGCGTGTACCTGGGGCAGTCCGGCCTGATCGGCGGCGGTTTCCCCACGCACAAGACGGCCATGACCGTGCAGCCCGGCGCGCGCGAACTCAAGGATGGCGAAGACCAGCTGGAGCTTCGCTTCGAGTCGCCCGACATGGGCGGCGTCAAGCTGGTCAAGATCTGGACGCTCAAGCGCGGCGCCTACGACATCGGCGTGCGCCACGAGGTGGTGAACACCGGCACGGCCGCTGTGAACCCGCAGCTGTACCTGCAACTGGTGCGTGACGGCAACAAGCCGGAAGGTGAGGAGTCCACGATGTACTCCACCTTCACGGGCCCGGCCGTCTACACGGACGAGAAGAAATACCAGAAGGTCGAGTTCAAGGACATCGAGAACGGCAAGGCCAGCGTCGAGAAGTCGTCCTCGGGCGGCTACGTGGCCATGGTCCAGCACTACTTCGCCAGCGCCTGGCTGCTGGCCGAGGGCATCCAGCGCGAGAACTTCCTGCGCAAGGTCGATACCAACCTCTACGCCGTCGGCATGATCACGCCCGTGGGCTCCATCGAGCCCGGCCAGAGCAAGAGCGTGGATGCGCGCCTGTTCGCCGGCCCGCAGATCGAAAAGCGCCTGGAAGCGCTGGCCCCCGGCCTGGAGCTGGTCAAGGACTATGGCTGGCTGACCATCCTGGCCAAGCCGCTGTACTGGCTGCTGGACAAGCTGCACGGCTTCCTGGGCAACTGGGGCTGGTCCATCGTGGCCCTGGTGCTGCTGCTGAAGATCGCCTTCTACTGGCTCAATGCCAAGGCCTATGCCTCGATGGCCAAGATGAAGGCCATCAACCCGCGCATCATGGAAATGCGTGAGCGCCTCAAGGACAAGCCCCAGCAGATGCAGCAGGAGATGATGCGCATCTACCGCGAGGAAAAGGTCAACCCCATGGGCGGCTGCCTGCCCATCATCATCCAGATCCCGGTGTTCATCGCGCTGTACTGGGTGCTGCTGTCCAGCGTGGAAATCCGCAACGCGCCCTGGATCGGCTGGATCACCGACCTGTCGGCCAAGGACCCGCTGTTCATCCTGCCCGTGCTGATGACCCTGTCCTCGCTGCTGCAGACCGCGCTGAACCCCGCGCCGCCGGATCCGATGCAGGCCAAGATGATGTGGATCATGCCCCTGGTCTTCAGCGTGATGTTCTTCTTCTTCCCGGCCGGCCTGGTGCTGTACTGGCTGACGAACAACATCCTGTCCATCGCCCAGCAGTGGAT